From a region of the Triticum aestivum cultivar Chinese Spring chromosome 7D, IWGSC CS RefSeq v2.1, whole genome shotgun sequence genome:
- the LOC123169212 gene encoding uncharacterized protein, which yields MWSSDSEPDHAAGAAAITTASSSTCSSSPSTPPLPSPTQPPPRRHKNIAGVGVAATGREAEAEDVWHGDQWEAAWPRRAKPVVVAAEETETDSTGPGSSPRGGDGMGRARSLTDDDLAELKGCADLGFGFSYDEIPELRGTLPALELCYSMSQRFVDQPQPPQEQETAATPTSTTTTSPPVANWKISSPGDSREEVKARLKYWAQAVACTVRSAAERTTTKTTGHGKSKSEALITPLMHCRGRDR from the exons ATGTGGAGCTCCGACTCGGAGCCCGACCATGCAGCCGGCGCCGCCGCGATAACCACCGCATCGTCCTCCACCTGCTCGTCCAGCCCGTCGACACCACCGCTTCCCTCCCCGACCCAGCCTCCGCCACGCCGCCACAAGAACATTGCGGGTGTGGGTGTGGCCGCGACCGGCAGGGAGGCGGAGGCCGAGGACGTGTGGCACGGGGATCAGTGGGAGGCGGCGTGGCCGCGGCGCGCAAAGCCGGTGGTCGTCGCCGCTGAGGAGACGGAGACGGACAGCACCGGCCCCGGGTCGTCACCTCGTGGCGGCGACGGCATGGGCCGCGCGAGGAGCCTCACCGACGACGACCTGGCGGAGCTCAAGGGGTGCGCGGACCTGGGCTTCGGCTTCAGCTACGACGAGATCCCGGAGCTGCGCGGGACCCTCCCCGCCCTCGAGCTCTGCTACTCCATGAGCCAGCGGTTCGTCGACCAGCCCCAGCCACCGCAGGAGCAGGAGACGGCCGCCACGCCGACCTCCACGACGACGACCTCGCCGCCCGTTGCCAACTGGAAGATCTCCAGCCCAG GGGATAGCAGGGAGGAGGTGAAGGCGCGGCTCAAGTACTGGGCGCAGGCGGTGGCGTGCACCGTCAGGTCTGCAGCTGAACGAACGACCACCAAGACAACAGGCCATGGCAAGAGCAAATCAGAAGCATTGATCACCCCATTGATGCATTGTCGCGGTCGCGATCGATAG